A DNA window from Canis lupus familiaris isolate Mischka breed German Shepherd chromosome 10, alternate assembly UU_Cfam_GSD_1.0, whole genome shotgun sequence contains the following coding sequences:
- the LOC119873740 gene encoding basic proline-rich protein-like isoform X3: MLPREARGAAAELSPGCGWRARRLGLPEGRRGSPERIPRRCRRDPAPAGAAANETTPPPPAASRFQKQQEGWGALKAPGCRSGRASRTPVRGPGPLCQGGRRGPRAAKTSRSRGEGGRATCAGPAPRGEPPARAPPPRSATCAGPAPRGAPPARAPPPEERHLRGPRPPRSATCAGPAPRGEPTLLRAPPPEDRQPARCPAPPRSATCGGPPPPEESHLRGPRPPRRATCAGPAPEESHLRGPRPRGEPPARAPPPEESHLRGPPAPRGEPPARAPPPEESHLRGSPPPRSATCAGPAPRGAPPARAPPPEERQPARAPPPRGAPPARAPPPEERHLRGPRPPRSATCGGPAPRGEPPARAPPPEESHLRGPRPEESHLRGPRPRGEPPARAPPPRRATCAGPAPRGEPPAEAPPPEESHLRGPRPPRRATCAGPAPRRATCAGPAPEESHLRGPRPRGEPPARAPPPEESHLRGPRPPRRATCAGPAPRGAPPAEAPPPRSAPPAAPVPAVLVGAVARSSTTQRGSPRPPLARSAPAASASADEKPGPRRGRPCGSAARFPASEPGPRRSRRPERVGEPRPCAARPGPLQARRERGPGGRARVGAGGGAGG, encoded by the exons ATGCTGCCTCGAGAGGCCCGGGGCGCGGCCGCAGAGCTCAGCCCGGGCTGCGGGTGGCGGGCGAGGAGGCTCGGGCTCCCGGAGGGGCGGCGGGGCTCGCCAGAGCGCATCCCTCGGAGGTGCCGCCGAGATCCGGCTCCTGCTGGGGCCGCCGCAAACGAGACCACGCCCCCCCCACCGGCTGCTTCTCGCTTCCAGAAacagcaggaggggtggggggctcttAAGGCCCCAGGCTGTCGAAGTGGAAGAGCAAGTCGGACACCAGTCAGGGGCCCAGGCCCGCTCTGCCAGGGAGGGCGCCGAGGTCCCCGGGCCGCGAAGACTAGCCGCagccgcggggagggggggcg AGCCACctgcgcgggccccgccccccgaggagAGCCACctgcgcgggccccgcccccgaggagCGCCACctgcgcgggccccgccccccgaggagcGCCACctgcgcgggccccgccccccgaggagcGCCACctgcgcgggccccgccccccgaggagcGCCACctgcgcgggccccgccccccgaggagAGCCCACCTTGctgcgggccccgccccccgaggatCGCCAACCTGCGCGGTGCCCCGCCCCCCCGAGGAGCGCCACCTGCGGagggcccccgccccccgaggagAGCCACctgcgcgggccccgccccccgaggagAGCCACctgcgcgggccccgcccccgaggagAGCCACctgcgcgggccccgcccccgaggagAGCCACctgcgcgggccccgccccccgaggagAGCCACCTGCgcgggcccccggccccccgagGAGAGCCACctgcgcgggccccgccccccgaggagAGCCACCTGCGCGGGTCCCCGCCCCCGAGGAGCGCCACctgcgcgggccccgccccccgaggagcGCCACctgcgcgggccccgccccccgaggagcGCCAACctgcgcgggccccgcccccccgagGAGCGCCACctgcgcgggccccgccccccgaggagcGCCACctgcgcgggccccgccccccgaggagcGCCACctgcggaggccccgccccccgaggagAGCCACctgcgcgggccccgccccccgaggagAGCCACCTGCGCGGGCCCCGCCCCGAGGAGAGCCACctgcgcgggccccgcccccgaggagAGCCACctgcgcgggccccgcccccgaggagAGCCACctgcgcgggccccgccccccgaggagAGCCACctgcggaggccccgccccccgaggagAGCCACctgcgcgggccccgccccccgaggagAGCCACCTGCGCGGGCCCCGCCCCGAGGAGAGCCACctgcgcgggccccgcccccgaggagAGCCACctgcgcgggccccgcccccgaggagAGCCACctgcgcgggccccgccccccgaggagAGCCACctgcgcgggccccgccccccgaggagAGCCACctgcgcgggccccgccccccgaggagcGCCACctgcggaggccccgcccccgaggagCGCCCCGCCCGCCGCACCGGTGCCGGCTGTCCTCGTGGGCGCCGTCGCCCGCTCCTCCACGACCCAGCGCGGGTCGCCTCGGCCCCCCTTGGCCAGGTCTGCGCCCGCGGCGTCGGCGTCGGCGGACGAGAAGCCAGGACCGCGGCGCGGGCGGCCGTGCGGCTCCGCAGCGAGGTTTCCCGCCTCCGAGCCGGGGCCGCGGCGTTCGCGGCGCCCAGAGAGGGTCGGAGAGCCCCGCCCCTGCGCCGCCCGGCCGGGCCCGCTGCAGGCGCGGAGGGAGCGGGGGCCCGGCGGGCGGGCccgg gtcggggcgggggggggtgcggggggctgA
- the C10H2orf74 gene encoding uncharacterized protein C2orf74 homolog isoform X2 has protein sequence MSSQSKVEETEKVPCIDGNGGEKCVAAANVETNNTGDQEKTLVTQIIDLNAPTRPGILVQRRSKDVEDTPLENKEEMEDKEDKMKEKQEPKNVKGNGEEDDDIQKPPIPLTKTHSVVENQKRPLKGVTFSREVIVVDLGKEYPPAPRSYTREHKERK, from the exons TTCCCAAAGCAAAgttgaagagacagaaaaagttCCTTGTATAGATGGTAATGGAGGTGAAAAATGTGTAGCTGCTGCTAATGTGGAGACAAACAATACAGGAGACCAAGAAAA GACTCTCGTAACACAAATCATAGACTTGAATGCACCCACAAGGCCTGGCATTCTTGTCCAGAGACGGAGTAAAGACGTGGAGGACACACCTTTAGAAAACAAAGAGGAGATGGAGGACAAGGaagacaaaatgaaagagaagcaaGAGCCTAAGAATGTTAAAGGGAATGGCGAAGAG GATGACGATATCCAAAAACCACCCATACCTCTCACTAAAACTCATTCAGTTGttgaaaaccagaaaagacctttAAAAGGAGTGACATTTTCTAGGGAAGTAATTGTTGTGGACCTTGGAAAGGAATACCCCCCGGCACCTCGAAGCTATACTCGAgaacataaagagagaaaatga
- the C10H2orf74 gene encoding uncharacterized protein C2orf74 homolog isoform X1 gives MSFETTAITFFILLLICFVCIFLLLVVFLYKCSQSKVEETEKVPCIDGNGGEKCVAAANVETNNTGDQEKTLVTQIIDLNAPTRPGILVQRRSKDVEDTPLENKEEMEDKEDKMKEKQEPKNVKGNGEEDDDIQKPPIPLTKTHSVVENQKRPLKGVTFSREVIVVDLGKEYPPAPRSYTREHKERK, from the exons ATGAGCTTTGAAACCACAGCAATCACTTTCTTCATCCTCCTTCTAATTTGCTTCGTTTGCATCTTCCTTTTATTGGtggtttttttatataaatg TTCCCAAAGCAAAgttgaagagacagaaaaagttCCTTGTATAGATGGTAATGGAGGTGAAAAATGTGTAGCTGCTGCTAATGTGGAGACAAACAATACAGGAGACCAAGAAAA GACTCTCGTAACACAAATCATAGACTTGAATGCACCCACAAGGCCTGGCATTCTTGTCCAGAGACGGAGTAAAGACGTGGAGGACACACCTTTAGAAAACAAAGAGGAGATGGAGGACAAGGaagacaaaatgaaagagaagcaaGAGCCTAAGAATGTTAAAGGGAATGGCGAAGAG GATGACGATATCCAAAAACCACCCATACCTCTCACTAAAACTCATTCAGTTGttgaaaaccagaaaagacctttAAAAGGAGTGACATTTTCTAGGGAAGTAATTGTTGTGGACCTTGGAAAGGAATACCCCCCGGCACCTCGAAGCTATACTCGAgaacataaagagagaaaatga
- the C10H2orf74 gene encoding uncharacterized protein C2orf74 homolog isoform X3 has translation MSFETTAITFFILLLICFVCIFLLLVVFLYKCSQSKVEETEKVPCIDGNGGEKCVAAANVETNNTGDQEKTLVTQIIDLNAPTRPGILVQRRSKDVEDTPLENKEEMEDKEDKMKEKQEPKNVKGNGEENPRILELAESLEII, from the exons ATGAGCTTTGAAACCACAGCAATCACTTTCTTCATCCTCCTTCTAATTTGCTTCGTTTGCATCTTCCTTTTATTGGtggtttttttatataaatg TTCCCAAAGCAAAgttgaagagacagaaaaagttCCTTGTATAGATGGTAATGGAGGTGAAAAATGTGTAGCTGCTGCTAATGTGGAGACAAACAATACAGGAGACCAAGAAAA GACTCTCGTAACACAAATCATAGACTTGAATGCACCCACAAGGCCTGGCATTCTTGTCCAGAGACGGAGTAAAGACGTGGAGGACACACCTTTAGAAAACAAAGAGGAGATGGAGGACAAGGaagacaaaatgaaagagaagcaaGAGCCTAAGAATGTTAAAGGGAATGGCGAAGAG aatCCTAGGATTTTAGAGCTGGCGGAGTCCTTGGAGATCATCTAG